A DNA window from Vicinamibacterales bacterium contains the following coding sequences:
- a CDS encoding TolC family protein, translating to MHRHLRLFGLVCSSALLVAARAEAQQAAAAPVVLTLARALDLAIPASEALTAAQASLRQADAQRRVARSGLFPQVSASASYLRTLETEFAGVFDRFPQDGATGG from the coding sequence GTGCACCGACATCTGCGACTGTTCGGTCTGGTCTGCAGCTCGGCGCTGCTGGTGGCCGCCCGCGCGGAGGCACAGCAGGCTGCCGCCGCGCCAGTCGTGCTGACGCTGGCGCGCGCGCTCGACCTGGCAATCCCCGCGAGCGAGGCCCTGACGGCGGCGCAAGCGTCGTTGCGCCAGGCGGACGCCCAGCGCCGCGTGGCCAGGAGCGGGCTCTTTCCCCAGGTCTCGGCCTCGGCGAGCTACCTCCGCACGCTCGAGACGGAGTTCGCGGGTGTCTTCGATCGGTTCCCGCAGGATGGCGCGACAGGCGGCG